The proteins below are encoded in one region of Paraburkholderia phenazinium:
- a CDS encoding acyl-CoA dehydrogenase family protein — translation MDFNFTDEQQQFADALRRYLDKNYGFEARQAIVYSDAGASDTHWAAFTELGLTALPVPEEQGGFNGSPVDMLVVMQELGRALVVEPYWATAVGIEALRVAGSAQGEDAALLERAAQGEIKLAVAFHEPHARYDLFAVDTTATQQGEHYALSGKKSVVLHGAQADHWIVPARLNGEIALFVVAREAAGTQITDYRTIDGQRAASLSFESTAARRLSGQHAGAAALEQIADYGTVLLCAEAVGALDALNRATVEYTKTRQQFGQPIARFQALQHRMVEMLIHAEQARSVTYLAAGRYASTDADERRRVVSAAKVRVGQAARFVGQQAVQLHGGMGVTNEVAAAHLFKRLAIIETTLGDVDHHLARFAALPGFATAEV, via the coding sequence ATGGACTTCAATTTTACCGACGAACAGCAGCAATTCGCCGATGCACTGCGCCGTTACCTCGACAAGAACTACGGCTTCGAAGCGCGTCAGGCTATTGTTTATTCGGACGCGGGCGCATCGGATACGCATTGGGCGGCGTTCACGGAACTTGGCTTGACGGCGTTGCCTGTGCCGGAAGAGCAGGGCGGCTTCAATGGCAGTCCTGTGGATATGCTGGTCGTGATGCAGGAGCTGGGCCGCGCCCTGGTGGTCGAGCCGTATTGGGCGACGGCTGTGGGCATCGAGGCATTGCGCGTTGCAGGTTCGGCGCAGGGCGAAGATGCCGCGCTGCTCGAACGCGCGGCGCAAGGTGAGATCAAGCTCGCGGTCGCCTTTCACGAGCCGCATGCCCGCTACGATCTGTTCGCCGTCGATACCACGGCGACGCAGCAAGGCGAGCATTACGCGCTGAGCGGTAAGAAATCGGTCGTGCTGCATGGCGCTCAGGCGGATCACTGGATCGTGCCTGCACGCCTGAACGGCGAGATCGCTCTGTTCGTGGTCGCACGCGAGGCAGCCGGTACGCAGATCACGGATTACCGCACCATCGACGGGCAACGCGCTGCTTCGTTGTCGTTCGAAAGCACGGCCGCGCGTCGCCTCAGTGGTCAGCATGCCGGAGCCGCGGCGCTCGAGCAGATCGCCGACTACGGCACCGTGCTGTTGTGCGCGGAAGCGGTGGGCGCGCTCGATGCGCTAAACCGCGCCACGGTTGAATACACGAAAACGCGTCAGCAGTTCGGCCAGCCAATCGCACGTTTTCAGGCCTTGCAGCACCGCATGGTCGAGATGCTGATTCACGCGGAGCAGGCGCGCTCGGTGACCTATCTGGCGGCGGGACGTTACGCCAGCACCGATGCCGATGAACGGCGCCGTGTCGTCTCCGCAGCGAAGGTGCGTGTGGGCCAAGCGGCGCGTTTCGTAGGCCAGCAGGCGGTGCAGTTGCACGGCGGCATGGGTGTGACGAACGAAGTGGCGGCGGCCCATCTGTTCAAGCGCCTCGCGATTATCGAAACCACGCTGGGCGACGTCGACCATCATCTTGCGCGGTTCGCCGCGCTACCTGGTTTTGCCACCGCCGAAGTTTGA
- a CDS encoding DUF2818 family protein, whose translation MSAAGWFIVLLALAGANLPFVNQRLFAFVPLKAARKSAWLRIGELIVLYFVVGAFGFMLEARAGNRFEQGWQFYAITFSLFLVFAFPGFTFQYLVKRR comes from the coding sequence ATGTCAGCTGCTGGCTGGTTTATTGTGTTGTTGGCGCTCGCGGGCGCCAACCTGCCGTTCGTGAATCAACGCCTCTTCGCCTTCGTGCCGCTCAAGGCGGCAAGGAAGAGCGCCTGGCTGCGGATCGGCGAGCTGATCGTGCTTTATTTTGTCGTGGGCGCGTTCGGCTTTATGCTCGAAGCGCGGGCGGGTAACCGCTTCGAGCAGGGCTGGCAGTTCTACGCGATCACCTTCAGTCTGTTTCTGGTGTTTGCGTTCCCCGGCTTCACCTTCCAGTATCTCGTCAAACGGCGCTGA
- a CDS encoding acyl-CoA dehydrogenase family protein yields the protein MNLDYSPADDAFRADIRAWLEANLPHELSDKVLNHKRLNREDFANWHKLLGTRGWSVIAWPTEYGGPGWDATQRHIWDEECARIGAPSVLPFGVSMVAPVLMKYGSEAQKRHYLPRILDGSDWWCQGYSEPGSGSDLASLRTRAERVGDHYVVNGQKTWTTLGQHADMMFCLVRTDSGAKKQEGISFLLIDMKTPGITVRPIITLDEDHEVNEVFFEDVKVPVENLVGDENRGWTYAKYLLGHERTGIARVGQSKRELVFLKRLALDQKKNGKPLLLDPVFAAKVASLEIELMALEVTVQRVVANEAGGRGPGPEASMLKIKGTEVQQGLTELMFEAIGPLAAPFDVSFLEGERAHSIAGDDDAAPLAAYYFNFRKTSIYGGSNEIQKNIIAQMILGL from the coding sequence ATGAATCTGGATTATTCCCCCGCTGACGACGCGTTCCGCGCCGACATCCGCGCCTGGCTCGAAGCGAATTTGCCTCACGAGCTGAGCGACAAAGTACTCAATCACAAGCGTCTGAATCGCGAAGACTTCGCGAACTGGCACAAGCTGCTCGGCACGCGCGGCTGGTCGGTGATCGCCTGGCCGACCGAATACGGCGGCCCGGGGTGGGATGCTACACAACGGCACATCTGGGACGAAGAGTGCGCCCGTATCGGTGCGCCCTCGGTGTTGCCGTTCGGTGTGTCGATGGTTGCGCCCGTTTTGATGAAATACGGCAGCGAGGCGCAAAAGCGTCACTACTTGCCACGGATTCTGGACGGCTCGGACTGGTGGTGTCAGGGCTACTCGGAACCCGGTTCGGGCTCGGATCTCGCTTCGCTGCGCACGCGCGCCGAGCGGGTTGGCGATCACTACGTCGTAAACGGTCAGAAGACGTGGACCACGCTCGGCCAGCACGCCGACATGATGTTCTGCCTCGTGCGTACCGACAGCGGCGCGAAAAAGCAGGAGGGCATCTCGTTCCTGCTGATCGATATGAAGACGCCGGGCATCACCGTGCGCCCGATCATCACGCTCGATGAAGATCATGAAGTCAACGAAGTGTTCTTCGAAGACGTGAAGGTGCCGGTCGAGAATCTGGTCGGCGACGAAAATCGCGGTTGGACCTACGCTAAATATCTGCTGGGCCATGAGCGTACGGGGATTGCGCGCGTCGGTCAGTCGAAGCGCGAACTTGTGTTCCTGAAGCGCCTCGCGCTCGACCAGAAGAAGAACGGCAAGCCGCTTCTGCTCGACCCGGTGTTCGCCGCAAAAGTCGCGAGTCTGGAAATCGAATTGATGGCGCTTGAAGTCACGGTGCAACGCGTCGTTGCCAATGAAGCAGGCGGGCGCGGGCCGGGACCGGAAGCGTCGATGCTGAAGATCAAGGGCACTGAGGTCCAGCAGGGCCTCACCGAACTGATGTTTGAAGCCATCGGCCCACTGGCCGCGCCGTTCGACGTGTCGTTCCTCGAAGGCGAACGCGCCCACAGCATTGCCGGCGACGATGACGCCGCGCCGCTGGCCGCGTACTACTTCAACTTCCGCAAGACGTCGATCTACGGCGGCTCGAACGAAATTCAAAAGAACATCATCGCGCAGATGATTCTCGGACTCTGA
- a CDS encoding MaoC family dehydratase: protein MGLSFEDMEVGKVIECGEHTFTREEIVEFAEKFDPQPFHIDDDAAAASPFGGLIASGWHTCSVMMGLLVRNAFAGSTSMGSPGIDEIRWLKPVRVGDTIRMTNLVLDKRVSSSKPDRGLVSTEWQGINQHGETVITVRSKGLFGLRHPGAAA, encoded by the coding sequence ATGGGATTGAGTTTCGAAGATATGGAAGTCGGTAAGGTCATCGAATGCGGCGAACACACGTTCACGCGTGAGGAGATCGTGGAGTTTGCCGAAAAGTTCGATCCGCAGCCGTTTCACATCGACGACGACGCGGCTGCCGCGTCGCCCTTCGGCGGATTGATCGCGAGCGGCTGGCATACCTGCTCGGTGATGATGGGATTGCTGGTGCGCAACGCGTTTGCCGGGTCCACGTCGATGGGCTCGCCCGGCATCGATGAAATCCGTTGGCTCAAGCCGGTGCGCGTCGGCGACACGATCCGCATGACGAATCTGGTTCTGGACAAACGTGTTTCGTCGAGCAAGCCGGACCGCGGCCTCGTCTCCACCGAATGGCAGGGTATCAACCAGCACGGCGAGACGGTGATCACCGTTCGCTCGAAGGGGCTGTTCGGCTTGCGTCATCCGGGAGCGGCCGCATGA
- the nuoN gene encoding NADH-quinone oxidoreductase subunit NuoN, with the protein MQNAPMTALLPDGLLMLAVVLAWLNDTFFGQAARRTTYFIALFSTLIAGIWFGVNAFDPHVYYFFGHMYVVDAFGSVMKAVVSLGYTVSIIYSRRYLEDRELYRGDFFLLGMFSLLGQLVMISGNNFLTLYLGLELMSLSLYAVIALRRDAAQSNEAAMKYYVLGALASGFLLYGISMLYGATGSLDINEVFKAVASGRINDVVLLFGVIFVVAGVAFKMGAVPFHMWVPDVYQGAPTAMTLLTGGGPKVAAFAWGLRFLVMGLLPLAVDWQEMLVILAALSLIVGNITGIVQRNIKRMLAYSAISNMGFVLLGLLAGVVDGKTSGAASAYGSAMFYSIVYLVTTLGTFGIVMLLARRDFEAETLDDFKGLNQRSPVFAFVMMIMMFSLAGVPPAVGFYAKLAVLQATMNAGLTWLAVLAVITSLFGAFYYLRIVKLMYFDDPLDTTPIQADTCNRALLALNGLAVLVLGIVPDPLLKVCLQAITHTLTF; encoded by the coding sequence ATGCAAAACGCACCTATGACTGCCCTGTTGCCCGACGGCCTGTTGATGCTCGCCGTAGTTCTCGCGTGGCTCAACGACACGTTCTTCGGCCAGGCGGCGCGACGGACCACGTACTTCATCGCCCTGTTCTCGACGCTGATAGCGGGCATCTGGTTCGGCGTGAACGCTTTCGACCCGCACGTGTATTACTTCTTCGGGCACATGTACGTGGTCGACGCCTTCGGCAGCGTGATGAAGGCGGTGGTGTCGCTCGGTTACACGGTGTCGATCATCTACTCGCGCAGGTATCTTGAAGACCGCGAACTGTACCGCGGCGACTTCTTCCTGCTGGGCATGTTCTCGCTGCTCGGTCAGCTGGTAATGATCTCGGGCAACAACTTCCTGACGCTGTACCTCGGTCTGGAACTGATGTCGCTGTCGCTGTATGCGGTGATCGCGCTGCGCCGCGATGCTGCGCAGTCGAACGAAGCGGCGATGAAGTACTACGTGCTGGGTGCACTGGCATCCGGTTTCCTGCTGTATGGCATCTCGATGCTGTACGGCGCAACCGGTTCGCTGGACATCAACGAAGTGTTCAAGGCCGTGGCTTCGGGCCGTATCAACGACGTGGTGCTGCTGTTCGGCGTGATTTTCGTGGTGGCCGGCGTGGCGTTCAAAATGGGCGCGGTGCCGTTCCACATGTGGGTGCCTGACGTGTATCAGGGCGCACCGACCGCCATGACGCTGCTGACGGGCGGTGGCCCGAAGGTGGCCGCCTTCGCGTGGGGCCTGCGCTTCCTCGTGATGGGTCTGCTGCCGCTGGCGGTCGACTGGCAGGAAATGCTGGTGATCCTCGCGGCGCTGTCGCTGATCGTGGGGAATATCACCGGTATCGTCCAGCGCAACATCAAGCGGATGCTCGCCTACTCGGCCATCTCGAACATGGGCTTCGTGCTGCTGGGCCTGCTGGCTGGTGTGGTGGACGGCAAGACGAGCGGGGCGGCAAGCGCATACGGCTCGGCGATGTTCTATAGCATTGTCTACCTGGTGACGACGCTCGGCACATTCGGCATCGTCATGCTGCTGGCGCGCCGCGACTTCGAAGCCGAGACGCTCGACGACTTCAAGGGTCTCAATCAGCGCAGTCCGGTGTTCGCGTTCGTGATGATGATCATGATGTTCTCGCTCGCGGGTGTTCCGCCCGCAGTCGGCTTCTACGCGAAGCTCGCCGTGCTGCAAGCGACGATGAACGCCGGTCTGACGTGGCTCGCCGTGCTGGCCGTGATCACCTCGCTGTTTGGCGCGTTCTACTACCTGCGTATCGTCAAGCTGATGTACTTCGACGATCCGCTCGACACCACGCCGATCCAGGCCGATACCTGCAACCGTGCGTTGCTGGCGCTTAACGGTTTGGCTGTGCTAGTGCTCGGTATCGTGCCGGATCCGCTGCTGAAGGTTTGCCTGCAAGCGATCACCCACACCCTGACATTCTGA
- a CDS encoding DUF1178 family protein: MKVLDLQCPHGHRFEGWFASAEDFESQLSRKLVECPICGATEVSRLPSAPRLNLSGASAAAQAPAGTEEQQARVMRALREVLEKTENVGDRFAEEARRIHYNEAPARSIRGVTTPEDAKALVEEGIEVMSLPIPAALKEPLQ; the protein is encoded by the coding sequence ATGAAGGTCCTCGATCTACAGTGCCCGCATGGCCATCGGTTTGAAGGCTGGTTTGCCTCCGCCGAAGACTTTGAGTCGCAGTTGTCCCGCAAGCTTGTCGAATGTCCTATTTGCGGCGCGACCGAAGTGAGCCGTTTGCCGTCGGCGCCCCGGCTGAATCTGTCGGGTGCGAGCGCGGCGGCGCAAGCCCCTGCGGGCACGGAAGAGCAGCAGGCGCGTGTAATGCGCGCGTTGCGCGAGGTACTGGAAAAGACTGAGAACGTGGGTGACCGCTTCGCCGAGGAAGCACGGCGCATTCACTACAATGAAGCGCCTGCACGCAGCATTCGCGGTGTTACGACACCGGAAGATGCCAAAGCCTTGGTTGAAGAAGGCATTGAAGTGATGTCGCTGCCGATCCCGGCCGCTCTGAAGGAACCGTTGCAATAG
- a CDS encoding NUDIX domain-containing protein has protein sequence MAELPDHDATLTETCLESKTLHQGPFLTLKCDTVRLPDGKSATREYVKHPGAVMVIPLFDDGRVLMECQYRYPIGKVMHEYPAGKLDPSEGSLACAKRELQEETGYTAREYVYLARIHPIISYSTEFIDIFLARGLTAGDRKLDEGEFLELFTATVPEVLEWVRTGKITDVKTIIGTFWLEKVLSGTWVSPEPEPD, from the coding sequence ATGGCTGAACTTCCCGATCACGACGCTACGCTTACCGAGACCTGTCTTGAGAGCAAGACGCTCCATCAAGGTCCATTCCTGACTCTGAAGTGCGACACCGTCCGTTTGCCGGACGGCAAGAGCGCGACTCGCGAGTACGTCAAACATCCGGGCGCCGTGATGGTGATCCCGCTGTTCGACGATGGCCGCGTGCTGATGGAATGCCAGTATCGCTATCCGATCGGCAAGGTGATGCACGAGTATCCGGCTGGAAAACTGGATCCGAGCGAAGGCTCGCTTGCTTGCGCGAAGCGTGAGCTGCAGGAAGAGACCGGCTACACGGCGCGCGAATACGTCTACCTGGCGCGCATCCATCCGATCATTTCGTACTCGACCGAATTTATCGATATCTTCCTCGCACGCGGCCTGACTGCCGGCGATCGCAAACTCGACGAGGGAGAGTTTCTCGAACTCTTCACTGCGACGGTGCCTGAGGTGTTGGAGTGGGTGCGGACCGGCAAGATCACCGACGTCAAGACGATTATCGGCACGTTCTGGCTGGAGAAGGTGTTGTCGGGCACGTGGGTTTCGCCGGAGCCTGAACCTGACTGA